From [Clostridium] symbiosum, a single genomic window includes:
- the larB gene encoding nickel pincer cofactor biosynthesis protein LarB gives MDVKMMLEQVKAGTLSTLEAEEMLKNLPYEDLGYAKLDLHRKLRSGFPETVFCQGKPDQYLAEIFAALYRENGEVMGTRATAEQYELVREKIPGIVYDPISRILKVEPEGKVRKGCVAVCTGGTADIPVAEEAAQTAEFFGCQVDRIYDVGVAGIHRILSKREQIIKANCVITIAGMEGALGTVVAGLVENPVIAVPTSVGYGASFHGLSALLTMLNSCANGISTVNIDNGYGAGYLAAQINRLAVGHGHESGI, from the coding sequence ATGGACGTAAAAATGATGTTGGAACAGGTGAAGGCGGGCACACTGTCCACCCTCGAGGCGGAGGAAATGCTTAAAAACCTTCCATACGAAGATTTAGGTTATGCAAAGCTGGATCTGCACAGAAAGCTTCGTTCCGGATTTCCGGAGACCGTATTCTGCCAGGGAAAACCGGATCAGTACCTGGCGGAGATATTTGCTGCGCTGTACCGTGAAAACGGCGAGGTGATGGGAACAAGGGCCACAGCGGAGCAGTATGAACTGGTAAGGGAGAAAATCCCCGGAATTGTTTATGACCCGATATCCCGCATACTGAAGGTGGAACCGGAGGGCAAGGTGAGAAAGGGCTGTGTTGCCGTCTGTACGGGCGGAACGGCCGATATTCCCGTGGCGGAAGAGGCGGCCCAGACGGCGGAATTCTTTGGATGCCAAGTGGACAGAATTTATGACGTCGGCGTTGCTGGAATACACAGAATTCTTTCCAAACGGGAGCAGATTATAAAGGCGAACTGTGTCATTACCATTGCGGGCATGGAGGGCGCCCTGGGAACCGTGGTGGCCGGGCTGGTGGAGAATCCGGTGATCGCAGTTCCGACATCGGTCGGCTACGGGGCCAGCTTCCACGGACTGTCGGCATTACTTACCATGCTCAATTCCTGTGCCAACGGGATATCCACAGTGAATATTGACAATGGTTACGGCGCCGGATACCTTGCGGCGCAGATTAACAGACTGGCAGTGGGACACGGACACGAAAGCGGGATTTGA
- the larC gene encoding nickel pincer cofactor biosynthesis protein LarC, producing the protein MSGNTNQNKEEKWLYLECYSGISGDMTVGALLDLGASRNVLEDTLASLGVEGYHLHFGRKLKCGIDAYDFDVHLEDEVDHGHGEDGHDHGHDHGDGHTHDHGHDHGDGHTHDHGHTHDHDHTHDHGHDHAHSHPHIHRNIHDIFSIIDRMNAGEPVRDLAKKMFQIVAEAESKAHGLPIEEVHFHEVGAVDSIVDIISVAVCLHDLGITKVAVSSLAEGKGYVRCQHGVMPVPVPATANIAAAHGLELKLTDNDGEMVTPTGAAIAAALRTEEELPEHYVIEKIGVGAGNKDFKNANILRAMLIRPTEDNRRKPEKNRQGTGENQQNTEEKLWILETNMDDCTGEALGFVMECLMEEGARDVWYTPAYMKKNRPAYVLRILCTDDKREALEAAVFAHTTTIGIRRWPVERTVLEREVRRVETRYGAADVKVSRNAGVEYFYPEYESVRRICRERGLAFTEVYHALKEDAHE; encoded by the coding sequence ATGAGCGGAAATACAAACCAGAATAAAGAGGAAAAATGGCTGTACCTGGAATGCTATTCCGGTATCAGCGGGGATATGACAGTAGGGGCTCTTCTGGATCTTGGAGCCAGCAGAAACGTTCTTGAGGACACGCTTGCGAGTTTGGGCGTGGAGGGATATCATCTTCATTTTGGGAGAAAACTGAAATGCGGTATCGATGCCTATGACTTTGATGTGCATTTGGAGGATGAAGTGGATCATGGACATGGTGAAGATGGTCATGACCACGGGCATGATCACGGCGACGGCCATACCCATGACCACGGGCATGATCACGGCGACGGGCACACTCATGACCACGGGCACACTCATGATCACGACCATACTCATGATCACGGCCATGACCACGCTCACAGCCATCCACACATCCACAGAAATATCCACGATATTTTCTCAATCATCGATCGGATGAACGCCGGGGAGCCGGTCAGGGATCTGGCGAAAAAGATGTTCCAAATCGTAGCGGAAGCAGAGTCAAAGGCGCACGGACTGCCGATAGAAGAGGTGCACTTCCACGAGGTGGGAGCCGTCGATTCCATTGTGGATATCATCAGCGTGGCGGTATGTCTCCACGATCTGGGAATTACAAAAGTGGCGGTATCCTCCCTGGCAGAAGGAAAAGGCTATGTCCGCTGCCAGCACGGCGTGATGCCGGTTCCGGTTCCGGCCACTGCCAATATTGCCGCGGCACACGGACTGGAACTAAAACTGACGGACAACGACGGGGAGATGGTAACACCGACCGGCGCAGCGATTGCCGCCGCACTCCGCACGGAGGAGGAGCTGCCGGAGCACTATGTAATTGAAAAGATAGGCGTCGGAGCCGGAAATAAGGATTTTAAAAATGCGAATATTCTGAGGGCAATGCTGATCCGTCCCACGGAGGATAACAGGCGTAAACCAGAAAAAAACAGGCAGGGTACAGGAGAAAATCAGCAGAATACAGAGGAAAAACTCTGGATTCTGGAAACGAACATGGACGACTGTACGGGTGAGGCCCTGGGCTTTGTCATGGAATGTCTGATGGAGGAGGGGGCAAGGGATGTATGGTATACCCCGGCCTACATGAAAAAGAACCGTCCCGCCTATGTGCTCCGCATTCTCTGCACCGATGATAAGAGAGAGGCATTGGAGGCGGCCGTATTCGCCCATACGACAACGATAGGAATCCGCCGCTGGCCTGTGGAGCGTACGGTTCTGGAACGGGAAGTCAGACGCGTGGAAACACGTTACGGCGCAGCCGATGTCAAGGTCAGCCGTAACGCAGGCGTGGAGTATTTCTATCCCGAATATGAGAGTGTACGGAGAATCTGCCGCGAGCGGGGACTTGCTTTTACGGAAGTATATCACGCTTTGAAAGAGGATGCCCATGAGTGA
- the larE gene encoding ATP-dependent sacrificial sulfur transferase LarE, with amino-acid sequence MPMSDTKRNTDRLKQMIDEYAKAPVCLAFSGGVDSSLLLKLACESGRKYGNPIYAVTFNTMLHPACDLDTAKRVADEMGAEHIVIQVDELQMEGMKDNPPERCYLCKKHLFSTLLDFAREKNIACILDGTNEDDMHVYRPGIRALRELGIISPLALCHITKKEVKELAAELSISVASRPSTPCMATRLPYGAKLDYEILRKIEAGEEYLRTVFRGNVRLRLHRDTVRLELDPEQMTAAIEKRDEVCKKLKELGFCYITLDLEGFRSGSMDLPILEHV; translated from the coding sequence ATGCCCATGAGTGATACAAAACGGAACACGGACAGACTGAAACAGATGATAGACGAATATGCAAAAGCTCCTGTCTGCCTCGCTTTTTCCGGCGGGGTAGACAGCAGCCTTTTGCTGAAGCTGGCCTGTGAAAGCGGAAGAAAATACGGAAACCCCATCTATGCGGTGACCTTTAATACGATGCTCCATCCTGCCTGTGATCTGGATACGGCAAAAAGAGTGGCGGACGAAATGGGAGCGGAGCATATTGTGATTCAGGTGGATGAGCTTCAGATGGAGGGGATGAAAGACAACCCCCCGGAGCGGTGCTACCTTTGTAAAAAGCATCTTTTCTCAACGCTTCTCGATTTTGCCCGGGAAAAGAACATTGCCTGTATACTGGATGGCACGAATGAGGATGATATGCATGTATACCGTCCCGGCATCCGGGCGCTTAGAGAACTTGGAATCATCAGCCCCCTTGCCCTCTGCCACATCACTAAAAAAGAGGTCAAGGAGCTGGCCGCAGAACTTTCTATTTCGGTTGCATCACGGCCTTCTACCCCGTGTATGGCGACCCGCCTGCCCTACGGAGCAAAGTTAGACTATGAAATTCTCAGGAAAATAGAGGCCGGGGAAGAATATCTGCGCACCGTATTCCGGGGCAACGTCCGCCTGCGCCTGCACCGGGATACGGTCAGGCTGGAGCTGGATCCGGAGCAGATGACTGCGGCCATTGAAAAGCGGGACGAGGTCTGCAAAAAACTGAAGGAACTGGGATTTTGCTATATTACGCTGGATTTGGAAGGATTCCGTTCCGGGAGTATGGACCTGCCCATCCTGGAGCATGTTTGA